The Synechococcus sp. RS9916 DNA segment CGATTTCCACCGCTGGGCTGGTCGGACGCGTCGCTGTGGTGGGTGCGTCCGGGTATGGGGGCCTACAGACCCTGAGGCTGCTGCAACGGCATCCACAATTCGCCATCACCTTTCTGGGTGGTGAGCGCAGTGCCGGCAAGCATTGGAGCGAAATCTGTTCGTTCCTGCCCCTTCTGGATGATCCCGTTGTTGAAACTCCGGATCCAGCACGCATCGCTGAGACGGCTGACTTTGCTGTGCTGAGCCTCCCCAACGGACTTGCCAGTGATTTGGTCCCTGACCTGCTTGAACGGGGAGTTCGGGTGGTGGATCTGTCGGCTGACTACCGCTATCGCTCCCTCGAGGAGTGGTCTCAGGTGTATGTGCAAGAGGCCCAAAAGCATCAGCGAACTGACGTCCAGCTCTGTCAGGACGCCGTTTATGGATTGCCCGAATGGTTTGGTCCAGAGATCGCCCAAGCCCGTTTGGTGGCCGCTCCGGGCTGTTTCCCCACCACCAGCCTGCTGCCCCTACTGCCCTTTCTGAAGCAAGGCCTGATCGAAACCGATGGCTTGATTATTGATGCCAAAACTGGCACCTCGGGTGGAGGCAGGGCCGCGAAGGAGCATCTTCTATTGGCTGAAGCGTCGGAATCGATCACGCCGTATGGCGTTGTGGGCCACCGTCACACGTCGGAAATTGAACAGATCGCCAGTGCTGTAGCCGCATGTCCGATTCAGCTGCAGTTCACGCCCCACTTGGTGCCGATGGTGCGAGGTCTGCTCTCAACGGTGTATGCCCGTCTGCGGGATCCCGGTCTTACCGCCGACGACTGCACCACAGTGCTTGAGGCGGTCTACCGCCACCACCCCTGTGTGCGTGTGCTCCCCGTCGGCACTTATCCGGCGACGAAGTGGGCAAAGCACACGAATCAGGCTTTGCTGTCCGTGCAGGTCGACAGTCGCACAGGCCGATTGGTGTTGATGAGCGCCGTCGACAATCTGATGAAAGGTCAGGCCGGCCAGGGTGTGCAGTGCCTCAACCTGATGGCTGGTTTGCCCGCCACGACAGGACTACCCCTGGAGCCTTTCTATCCCTGAGCCTTCCAATCACGTCCTTTGAGGGCAACGGCCCAAGGCAGGATTCGATGTTCCTGTCGATGGATTCGCTCCGACAAGGACTGGTGATCGTCGTTGTCCATCACCGGGACTGCCGCCTGAGCGATGACAGGTCCGGTGTCGACCTCTGCAGTGACGATATGGGCCGTACAGCCAGTGAGGCGAACGCCCGCCTTCAACGCCTGGCCGACGGCGTCCAAACCTCGAAAGCTGGGAAGTAAGGACGGATGAATGTTGATCAGTCGGCCCTGATAGGCCCCAATCAGCACTGGGGTCACGATGCGCATCCACCCGGCCATCACCACACCCTCCACTTGCGCTGCTTCAAATGTGCTCACTAGGGCGCTGTCGAGATCTTCTCGATTGGTGTACTGGCGATGGTCATGAACGATGCAATCCACACCAAGCCGTTCCGCTCTCAGCTGGGCTCCGCAACCCGGATTGTTCACCACCAGCACCTCGATGGTTGCGTCAAGATGCTGCTGGGTGGCGGCGAACAGGGCTTCAAAGTTGCTGCCGCTGCCCGATGCCATCACGCCCAACCGCAGTGGCGTGGTGTAACGAGGCCAGTCACCCTGCGCCGGTGTCACCAGAGCATCAAGATCTTGACCAACCATGGGTTTCCTGTGGCTAGTGTTCGACAAAGCGGGCATTCCGACCATGTCCCATCTGTCCATCCTGCCCACTGCCCTGACTGATCTCGAGCGGCTTGCTTCGGTTTTGCTGTCTGAGGGCTATGCGATCGAGCATCACGGGATGCTCTCCGGTTTTGGAGGGGAGTCCCATCATTTTGACCTCAAGGCCACAAGCCCCTGTGGCGTCCACTTCGCCTGGAGACGTTCCCAGCAATCGAGCTCCCTCGAGTTGTTGGCCGATGTTGAGCGTCAAGGTGCTGCAGAGACCTATCAACCCAGGCTGCAGCGAATTGTCCGTCTCTACGCGCTGGCCAAGGCCCTAGACACCGTGTCCACAACGTCCTCTCTTCAGGGTGTTATCACCGTTTGATGTGAAGGGTCAACACGACGTTCACTTGCGGTTGGATCTGCTCGATCCCGCCTCACAGACCATTGGGGTGGAAATGGTCTGGACTCCTGAAACGCTTCGTCAGGTCTTTCAGATGCCGGTGTGGACCCCAGGGTCTTACACCGTCCGAGATCCATCGCAGCATCTTTATGGATTAACCCTCCAGCAGGGAGAGTCACCCTTGTCCCCCAGGAGGTTGAGTC contains these protein-coding regions:
- the purN gene encoding phosphoribosylglycinamide formyltransferase, whose translation is MPALSNTSHRKPMVGQDLDALVTPAQGDWPRYTTPLRLGVMASGSGSNFEALFAATQQHLDATIEVLVVNNPGCGAQLRAERLGVDCIVHDHRQYTNREDLDSALVSTFEAAQVEGVVMAGWMRIVTPVLIGAYQGRLINIHPSLLPSFRGLDAVGQALKAGVRLTGCTAHIVTAEVDTGPVIAQAAVPVMDNDDHQSLSERIHRQEHRILPWAVALKGRDWKAQG
- the argC gene encoding N-acetyl-gamma-glutamyl-phosphate reductase, with the protein product MQSTPTAQAPISTAGLVGRVAVVGASGYGGLQTLRLLQRHPQFAITFLGGERSAGKHWSEICSFLPLLDDPVVETPDPARIAETADFAVLSLPNGLASDLVPDLLERGVRVVDLSADYRYRSLEEWSQVYVQEAQKHQRTDVQLCQDAVYGLPEWFGPEIAQARLVAAPGCFPTTSLLPLLPFLKQGLIETDGLIIDAKTGTSGGGRAAKEHLLLAEASESITPYGVVGHRHTSEIEQIASAVAACPIQLQFTPHLVPMVRGLLSTVYARLRDPGLTADDCTTVLEAVYRHHPCVRVLPVGTYPATKWAKHTNQALLSVQVDSRTGRLVLMSAVDNLMKGQAGQGVQCLNLMAGLPATTGLPLEPFYP